The Sporichthyaceae bacterium genome includes a window with the following:
- a CDS encoding 3-hydroxyacyl-CoA dehydrogenase family protein: MSSYSAVIGAGTMGLGIAYVLAAAGDTAVLVEAEAGRRDGALDSLRAVAEGAVSRGKLERADAEAILERLSTVASISDLPTEGADLVVEAVPERIDLKHLILRQIEDHCAPTILASNTSGLSIDGLADCLANPGQFLGLHFFNPVWVMSLVEIVRGPRTEPKVLDAARELVVRIGKEPIVVNDAPGFATSRLGVAIGLEAMRMFADGVASAADIDKAMELGYRHPMGPLRLTDLVGLDVRLDIARHLEKTLGPRFAPPQVLIDKVANGELGKKSGKGFYNW, encoded by the coding sequence ATGAGTTCGTACTCCGCGGTTATCGGCGCGGGCACCATGGGGCTGGGCATCGCCTACGTGTTGGCAGCGGCCGGCGACACCGCGGTGCTGGTCGAGGCGGAAGCCGGGCGCCGGGACGGGGCCCTGGACTCGCTACGCGCGGTGGCCGAGGGCGCGGTGTCCCGGGGCAAGCTGGAGCGGGCCGATGCCGAGGCCATCCTGGAGCGGCTGTCCACCGTCGCCTCGATCAGTGACCTGCCCACCGAGGGTGCCGACCTGGTGGTTGAGGCAGTGCCGGAGCGCATCGACCTCAAGCATCTGATCCTGCGTCAGATTGAGGATCACTGTGCGCCGACGATCCTGGCTTCCAATACCTCGGGCCTGTCCATCGACGGCCTCGCCGACTGCCTGGCCAACCCCGGCCAGTTCCTCGGTCTGCACTTCTTCAACCCGGTCTGGGTGATGTCGCTGGTGGAGATCGTGCGCGGCCCGCGCACCGAACCCAAAGTGCTCGACGCCGCCCGCGAACTCGTCGTCCGCATCGGCAAGGAGCCGATCGTGGTCAACGACGCGCCCGGCTTCGCCACCAGCCGGCTCGGTGTGGCCATTGGCCTGGAGGCCATGCGCATGTTCGCCGACGGCGTCGCCTCCGCCGCGGACATCGACAAGGCCATGGAGCTGGGTTACCGCCACCCGATGGGCCCACTGCGGCTCACCGACCTGGTCGGGCTGGACGTGCGGCTGGATATCGCCCGGCATCTGGAGAAGACGCTGGGCCCGCGGTTCGCCCCGCCGCAGGTGCTCATCGACAAGGTGGCCAACGGCGAACTGGGCAAGAAGTCCGGCAAGGGCTTCTACAACTGGTGA
- a CDS encoding PaaX family transcriptional regulator C-terminal domain-containing protein codes for MPAAPVMSRRHSVSPPSARSLLLTVLGELVLPNPDPVWTSALLDVLAGLDVEEKSARQAIARTAADGWIVSTRDGRRVRWELAPPGRVLLTEGTARIYAANDRQPDWDGRWLVVLASVPETQRKLRHRLQTRLAWAGLGNPAPGLWVSPHPERANEVGRIIAELGLDSTALSFIGPFAGIGSEHALVQRAWDLDEVGAHYTEFLDAFVDVKPGPGIATLLAQVQLVHAWRRFPFLDPALPDSLLPDKWIGHRARELFYAKHDVWAQETRRQWSRLTAN; via the coding sequence GTGCCCGCCGCACCCGTGATGTCCCGTCGGCACAGTGTGAGCCCGCCGAGCGCTCGTTCGCTGCTGCTCACCGTGCTCGGCGAGTTGGTGCTGCCCAATCCCGACCCGGTGTGGACCTCGGCGCTGCTGGACGTGCTCGCGGGCTTGGACGTGGAGGAGAAATCCGCCCGGCAGGCGATCGCGCGCACCGCGGCAGACGGCTGGATCGTGTCCACCCGGGACGGCCGCCGGGTGCGCTGGGAATTAGCCCCGCCCGGCCGCGTCCTGCTCACCGAGGGCACCGCGCGCATCTACGCCGCGAACGACCGGCAGCCGGACTGGGACGGCCGCTGGCTGGTGGTGTTGGCCTCGGTGCCGGAGACCCAGCGCAAGCTGCGCCATCGCCTGCAGACGCGCCTGGCCTGGGCCGGGCTGGGCAACCCCGCACCGGGTCTGTGGGTCAGCCCGCACCCCGAACGAGCGAACGAGGTGGGCCGGATCATCGCGGAGCTGGGGTTGGACAGCACCGCGTTGTCGTTCATCGGTCCGTTCGCGGGCATCGGGTCCGAGCACGCCCTGGTGCAGCGCGCCTGGGATCTCGACGAGGTCGGCGCGCACTACACGGAGTTCCTCGACGCTTTCGTCGACGTGAAGCCCGGGCCGGGTATCGCCACGCTGCTGGCCCAGGTGCAGTTGGTGCACGCCTGGCGCCGTTTCCCGTTCCTGGACCCGGCATTGCCTGACTCGCTGCTGCCGGACAAGTGGATTGGGCACCGGGCGCGCGAACTCTTCTACGCCAAGCACGACGTGTGGGCACAGGAGACGCGCCGCCAGTGGTCGCGGCTCACCGCGAACTGA
- a CDS encoding alpha/beta fold hydrolase yields the protein MSTETLTVEGRGVRVQLAGPVDGPPLVLIHGIARSLEDWNLQVPRLSATHRVIALDMPGFGFSTRRAEPATLAALARGVLSALDALGETRPVHLIGNSLGGAVSLQSVALAPDRVASLVLVNSAGFGAEVSYILRMLAIPFLGRVMLNRPTKAGLGHAERALYADRKLADKERIVHSLRLGRRPGAAAFMAEIMHHLGTFRGVLPQWRAELLAAAAAHPRPMLIVWGDRDRILPPSQFDAAKRAFPDARTYLFANTGHMPHIERPDEFAALIGEFVDGVVSSR from the coding sequence GTGAGCACCGAGACGCTGACCGTCGAGGGTCGTGGAGTCCGGGTCCAACTCGCGGGCCCGGTCGACGGGCCGCCGTTGGTGCTGATTCACGGCATCGCGCGGTCCCTGGAGGACTGGAACCTGCAGGTTCCCCGGTTGTCCGCGACCCACCGGGTGATCGCGCTGGATATGCCCGGCTTCGGTTTCTCCACCCGCCGTGCGGAACCGGCCACGCTCGCGGCGCTGGCCCGCGGCGTGCTCAGCGCGCTGGACGCGCTGGGGGAGACCCGCCCGGTGCACCTGATCGGCAACTCCTTGGGCGGCGCGGTCAGCCTGCAGAGCGTCGCGCTGGCGCCGGACCGGGTGGCGAGCCTGGTGCTGGTGAACAGCGCCGGCTTCGGCGCCGAGGTCTCCTACATCCTGCGCATGCTGGCGATCCCGTTCCTCGGCAGGGTGATGCTGAACCGACCCACCAAAGCCGGGCTCGGGCACGCCGAACGGGCCCTCTACGCCGATCGCAAACTTGCTGACAAAGAGCGGATCGTGCACTCGCTGCGCCTCGGCCGCCGACCCGGTGCCGCGGCTTTCATGGCGGAGATCATGCACCACCTCGGTACGTTCCGCGGCGTGCTGCCGCAGTGGCGTGCCGAGTTGCTGGCCGCCGCCGCTGCGCACCCGCGTCCGATGCTGATCGTGTGGGGTGACCGCGACCGCATCCTGCCGCCCAGTCAGTTCGACGCGGCCAAGCGGGCCTTCCCCGACGCGCGCACGTACCTGTTCGCGAACACCGGGCACATGCCGCACATCGAGCGACCGGACGAATTTGCCGCGCTGATCGGCGAATTCGTGGACGGGGTGGTCAGTTCGCGGTGA